Proteins encoded within one genomic window of Kibdelosporangium phytohabitans:
- a CDS encoding cytochrome P450 — protein sequence MAGAVVTVAELEEDPYPVYARLRTREPVAWVPEIGQWLVTGWSDVHTVLTDVERFTTDQPGSPMLGLCGGTPLLMREGESHQDVREAIRHDFDAHRVTDFVDTIARPVARGVAETVSPAGRADLAADYFEPVSVIAMTALLGLKSGDGVETLRRWGNLLTDVANDFGRDRELAATAAGILADDTAVTDVVRRLRAQPDRSVTSHLLHANRPPGQARPDADVVPVLKHIALSVVEPGWLAGWTLTALWSAPDQFTAVRADRALLGVAVYEALRWSGPVGVLGRRTTRDVALSGRNLPANSMIAAAIASANRDRSVFADPDRFDVHRDVRTHLGFGTGPHHCPAHPLVTAVARTALDVLFERMPDVRPAPGWRAAPHGWKLRLPGPLGAVWR from the coding sequence GTGGCCGGCGCCGTGGTCACCGTCGCGGAACTGGAGGAAGACCCGTATCCGGTCTACGCGCGGCTGCGGACGCGGGAGCCGGTCGCCTGGGTACCGGAGATCGGCCAGTGGCTGGTGACCGGCTGGTCCGACGTGCACACGGTCCTGACGGACGTGGAGCGGTTCACCACGGACCAGCCGGGGTCGCCGATGCTGGGGCTGTGCGGGGGAACGCCCTTGCTGATGCGGGAAGGCGAGTCCCATCAGGACGTGCGGGAGGCGATCCGGCACGACTTCGACGCCCACCGGGTGACCGACTTCGTGGACACGATCGCGCGACCGGTCGCGCGGGGCGTCGCGGAGACGGTGTCCCCGGCCGGTCGAGCCGACCTGGCGGCGGACTACTTCGAGCCGGTCTCGGTGATCGCCATGACCGCACTGCTCGGGCTCAAGTCCGGTGACGGCGTCGAAACGCTGCGGCGCTGGGGAAACCTGCTGACCGACGTGGCCAACGACTTCGGCCGTGACCGCGAGCTGGCCGCGACCGCCGCCGGGATCCTGGCCGACGACACGGCGGTGACCGACGTCGTCCGGCGGCTGCGTGCGCAGCCGGACAGGTCGGTGACCTCCCACCTGCTGCACGCCAACCGGCCACCGGGCCAGGCACGACCGGACGCCGACGTGGTGCCGGTGCTCAAGCACATCGCGTTGAGCGTGGTCGAGCCCGGCTGGCTCGCGGGCTGGACTCTCACGGCACTGTGGTCGGCGCCGGACCAGTTCACCGCCGTCCGTGCCGACCGGGCCCTGCTCGGCGTCGCGGTGTACGAGGCGCTGCGGTGGAGCGGCCCGGTCGGCGTACTCGGCAGGCGCACCACCCGTGACGTGGCCCTAAGCGGGCGAAATCTCCCGGCCAACAGCATGATCGCGGCGGCCATCGCCTCGGCCAACCGGGACAGGTCGGTGTTCGCCGACCCGGACCGGTTCGACGTGCACCGGGACGTCCGCACACATCTGGGGTTCGGCACCGGACCGCACCACTGCCCGGCACATCCGCTGGTCACCGCCGTCGCGCGCACCGCGTTGGACGTGTTGTTCGAGCGGATGCCCGACGTGCGGCCCGCGCCGGGCTGGCGGGCAGCGCCACACGGCTGGAAGTTGAGGTTGCCGGGTCCGCTCGGCGCGGTGTGGCGCTGA
- a CDS encoding NUDIX domain-containing protein, translating into MFSLRWRRVPARMATARGLITDPSGRWLIVRPIGRRHWQLPGGRIEHGESPSTACRRELHEELGVDLEPGPLRAVTWRPARRRSARYGFIFDMGQHEDLSIRLQATELTAWRWATPEEALPLLKPDVAKALTTTSLATAVYLEF; encoded by the coding sequence ATGTTCTCGTTGCGGTGGCGCCGCGTGCCGGCGCGGATGGCCACAGCCCGTGGGTTGATCACCGATCCGTCAGGCCGGTGGTTGATCGTTCGGCCGATCGGTCGCCGGCACTGGCAGCTTCCAGGCGGCCGGATCGAGCACGGCGAGTCGCCCAGCACCGCGTGCCGCCGCGAGCTGCACGAGGAGCTGGGCGTCGATCTCGAGCCCGGCCCGCTGCGCGCGGTGACATGGCGACCAGCCCGGCGCCGCTCCGCCCGGTACGGGTTCATTTTCGACATGGGTCAGCACGAGGACCTCTCGATCCGGCTGCAGGCCACCGAACTCACCGCGTGGCGCTGGGCCACCCCCGAGGAGGCCTTGCCGCTGCTGAAACCGGACGTGGCCAAGGCACTCACCACCACGAGCCTCGCAACAGCCGTCTACCTGGAGTTCTGA
- a CDS encoding glutamate decarboxylase: MSLQRVITDDQDLQIAPVFAQRIDEDVVPKGRLPEDPMPASVAAGIVQSRLLLDGRAALNLATFCTTAAEPELERIYAETASINLMNREEYPASANIEQECVNALANLWHDDDGQFIGCSTVGSSEAAMLAGLAMLRRWREKGGTGRPNMVFGTHVHVCWPKFCNYWDVEARTVPLADGRTILDPALAAAAVDENTIGVVAVLGSTQDGRYDPVAAIATALDDVAADRGVDVPLHVDAASGGFIAPFLDVDFAWDFALPRVVSISASGHKFGLVYPGAGWCLWRDPEYLPESLVFDCNVLGGHHPTFTLNFSRSASGVIAQYYQFLRNGLAGYQLIAQRCQEVARYVAEGVRAVGPFDIVGDGEDLPVVAFRLRDPGEAGFTVYHLSETLKSDGWHVPAYSLPPDLEHVDVVRVVCRQGFTLDLAARFLESLAKHTERLSKHPFPLPEVATALSFAD; encoded by the coding sequence ATGAGCTTGCAGCGCGTGATCACCGATGACCAGGACCTGCAGATCGCTCCCGTGTTCGCGCAGCGGATCGACGAGGACGTCGTCCCCAAGGGACGGCTCCCGGAGGACCCGATGCCCGCGAGCGTCGCCGCGGGCATCGTGCAGTCCCGGCTGTTGCTCGACGGACGGGCGGCGCTCAACCTCGCCACGTTCTGCACCACGGCCGCCGAGCCGGAGCTGGAACGGATCTACGCCGAGACCGCGTCGATCAACCTGATGAACCGCGAGGAGTACCCGGCCAGCGCGAACATCGAGCAGGAGTGCGTCAACGCGCTGGCGAACCTGTGGCACGACGACGACGGCCAGTTCATCGGCTGCTCCACTGTGGGCAGTTCGGAGGCGGCCATGCTGGCCGGTCTGGCGATGCTGCGCCGGTGGCGGGAGAAGGGCGGCACGGGCAGGCCCAACATGGTGTTCGGCACGCACGTCCACGTCTGCTGGCCGAAGTTCTGCAACTACTGGGACGTGGAAGCGCGAACGGTGCCGTTGGCCGACGGGCGCACGATCCTGGACCCGGCGCTGGCCGCCGCGGCGGTGGACGAGAACACGATCGGCGTGGTGGCGGTGCTGGGCAGCACCCAGGACGGGCGCTACGACCCGGTCGCAGCCATCGCCACCGCGCTCGACGATGTGGCGGCCGACCGGGGCGTCGACGTCCCGCTGCACGTCGACGCGGCCAGCGGCGGGTTCATCGCGCCGTTCCTCGACGTGGACTTCGCCTGGGACTTCGCGCTGCCCCGGGTGGTGTCGATCAGCGCGTCCGGCCACAAGTTCGGCCTGGTCTACCCGGGGGCCGGGTGGTGCCTGTGGCGTGACCCGGAGTACCTGCCGGAGTCGCTCGTCTTCGACTGCAACGTCCTGGGCGGTCACCATCCCACGTTCACGCTGAACTTCTCCCGGTCGGCGTCCGGCGTGATCGCGCAGTACTACCAGTTCCTGCGCAACGGGCTGGCCGGGTACCAGTTGATCGCCCAGCGCTGCCAGGAGGTCGCGCGGTACGTGGCCGAAGGTGTGCGGGCCGTCGGACCGTTCGACATCGTCGGTGACGGCGAGGACTTGCCGGTGGTGGCGTTCCGCCTGCGGGACCCGGGGGAAGCGGGTTTCACCGTGTACCACCTGTCCGAGACGCTCAAGAGCGACGGCTGGCACGTGCCCGCGTACAGCCTGCCGCCGGACCTGGAACACGTGGATGTGGTCCGGGTGGTGTGCAGGCAGGGGTTCACGCTCGACCTGGCGGCGAGGTTCCTGGAGAGTCTCGCCAAACACACCGAACGACTGAGCAAGCATCCGTTCCCCCTGCCCGAGGTGGCGACCGCGCTGTCCTTCGCGGACTGA
- a CDS encoding MFS transporter, giving the protein MSVNIRTSRTALLAITCLGQFMVLLDSTIVGAALPDMRQRLHTGLAGLQWIVDAYVLLVAMLLLTGGVFADRFGRKRVYLLGVAVFTVASVLCAFAPSAGWLIAARALQGIGAAALSPASLALITAAYPVAGERVRAIGVWAGISGLGLAAGPVAGGVLVEAFGWPVIFLVNVPVGAVLLLAGRRGLADSRNPGAQAIDVPGAVLSVLGVGTLTFGLIEGASLGWGSPVIVGSFAAAVVLLAGFVVVEGRVSAPMMPLRLFRQRLFTVSNTAMVVVGFALMGSAFFFSQFFVSVQGSSVLVAGLRTLPISLGMVVVSPYAGRLAARYGFRIVVTTGLVLAGTGLLALGFVHADTGYGNVWWRLAIAGVGFALTLSPLTGAAIQSVSPREGGLASGVSTTTRQIGAVLGVAVLGAIVRAEETGGGSFADGLNAAFVTAGVVTVLTAVLTGLWLSRQRIPTADRSATLERDSQR; this is encoded by the coding sequence ATGTCCGTGAACATCCGGACGAGCCGCACGGCGCTGCTCGCGATCACCTGTCTCGGCCAGTTCATGGTGTTGCTCGACAGCACGATCGTCGGCGCGGCGTTGCCCGACATGCGGCAGCGGTTGCACACCGGGCTGGCGGGCCTGCAGTGGATCGTCGACGCCTATGTGCTGCTGGTGGCGATGTTGTTGCTAACCGGTGGCGTGTTCGCCGACCGGTTCGGCCGCAAGCGGGTGTACCTGCTGGGTGTCGCGGTGTTCACCGTGGCCTCGGTGTTGTGCGCTTTCGCGCCGTCGGCCGGGTGGCTGATCGCCGCGCGGGCGCTGCAGGGGATCGGGGCCGCCGCGCTGAGTCCGGCGTCGTTGGCGCTGATCACGGCGGCGTACCCGGTGGCCGGGGAACGTGTCCGGGCGATCGGGGTGTGGGCGGGGATCAGCGGACTCGGCCTGGCCGCGGGACCGGTGGCGGGTGGCGTTCTCGTGGAGGCGTTCGGGTGGCCGGTGATCTTCCTGGTCAACGTGCCCGTCGGCGCGGTGCTGCTGCTGGCCGGTCGGCGCGGCCTGGCGGACTCCCGCAATCCGGGCGCGCAGGCGATCGACGTTCCGGGCGCGGTGTTGTCGGTTCTCGGTGTCGGGACGCTGACGTTCGGGTTGATCGAAGGCGCTTCCCTTGGCTGGGGTTCGCCCGTCATCGTGGGCAGCTTTGCCGCGGCGGTGGTGCTCCTCGCCGGTTTCGTCGTGGTCGAAGGGCGCGTGTCCGCGCCGATGATGCCGTTGCGGTTGTTCCGGCAGCGGCTGTTCACGGTGTCCAACACGGCCATGGTCGTGGTCGGTTTCGCCCTGATGGGGTCGGCGTTCTTCTTCTCCCAGTTCTTCGTGTCCGTGCAGGGCAGTTCGGTACTGGTCGCGGGTCTGCGGACGCTGCCCATCTCGCTGGGCATGGTGGTCGTCAGCCCGTACGCGGGCAGGCTCGCCGCCCGCTATGGCTTCCGGATCGTGGTCACCACCGGGCTGGTGCTCGCCGGGACGGGGTTGCTGGCGTTGGGTTTCGTGCACGCGGACACCGGATACGGCAACGTGTGGTGGCGGCTGGCGATCGCCGGAGTCGGGTTCGCGCTGACCCTGTCACCGCTGACCGGTGCCGCCATCCAGTCGGTCAGCCCGCGGGAAGGCGGTCTCGCATCGGGCGTGAGCACGACAACCCGGCAGATCGGCGCGGTGCTGGGGGTGGCGGTGCTCGGCGCGATCGTGCGGGCCGAGGAGACCGGCGGCGGGTCCTTTGCGGACGGACTGAACGCGGCGTTCGTGACGGCCGGGGTCGTCACGGTGCTGACTGCCGTACTGACCGGTTTGTGGCTGTCGCGTCAGCGGATCCCCACTGCGGACCGCAGTGCTACTCTGGAACGTGACAGCCAAAGATAG
- a CDS encoding 4Fe-4S domain-containing protein has translation MRPNTSADTEWSVDDRCTNCDVARQLAPGLIGEADGKSVILHQPRNAAEDLLPHAAAYACHARSIRRADAPLEPALDPYPMRIEGPVFLCGHNSSQTAGANSYLLVRPCGNIMIDTPRWSEPLAARYERLGAVTDVLLTHRDHATHGRRYADRFGAPLWITKATSTRHPTPTR, from the coding sequence ATGCGCCCGAACACGTCCGCTGACACCGAATGGTCGGTCGATGACCGGTGCACGAACTGCGACGTCGCGCGACAGCTCGCGCCCGGCCTGATCGGTGAGGCCGACGGCAAATCCGTGATCCTGCACCAGCCTCGCAACGCGGCCGAGGACCTGTTGCCGCACGCCGCCGCGTACGCCTGCCACGCCCGGTCGATCCGACGCGCCGACGCGCCGTTGGAACCGGCGCTCGACCCGTACCCGATGCGCATCGAGGGCCCGGTTTTCCTGTGTGGACACAACTCGTCGCAGACCGCGGGCGCCAACTCGTACCTGCTGGTCCGTCCGTGCGGGAACATCATGATCGACACGCCGCGCTGGAGCGAGCCACTCGCGGCCCGGTACGAGCGGCTCGGCGCGGTGACCGACGTCCTGCTGACACACCGGGACCACGCCACGCACGGCAGGCGTTACGCCGATCGGTTCGGCGCCCCGTTGTGGATCACGAAGGCGACCTCGACGCGTCACCCGACGCCGACCAGGTGA
- a CDS encoding ArsR/SmtB family transcription factor — MRPLAQPASDSIELVSVLHALGDPVRLELVRRAWATPGLTCSADGLSVPASTLTNHWRILREAGVVSMTVDGRHRRIQLRAEDLRARFPGLLDLILGIDTES; from the coding sequence ATGCGACCACTGGCCCAGCCCGCGTCCGACTCGATCGAGCTCGTGTCGGTGCTGCACGCGCTCGGCGACCCGGTCCGGCTGGAGCTGGTGCGGCGGGCCTGGGCCACGCCCGGACTGACGTGTTCGGCCGACGGGCTGTCCGTGCCCGCGTCGACGTTGACCAACCATTGGCGGATCCTGCGGGAGGCCGGGGTGGTCAGCATGACCGTCGACGGCAGGCACCGGCGGATCCAGTTGCGCGCTGAGGACCTGCGTGCCCGTTTCCCCGGATTGCTCGACCTGATCCTGGGCATCGACACCGAGTCCTAG
- a CDS encoding Orn/Lys/Arg decarboxylase N-terminal domain-containing protein, with amino-acid sequence MPRSTVLTVLDDGGGGAVVTDHLDRICTALGERGHAIARAKTAADALALIESRAELAAVLVDWDLTPRESPAPAAEPAQRPAEVVLRALMSRFGRLPVFLVTAATSVDDLPLWVSEVICGYVWLIEDTPDFVAGRIGVAAEQYLHDILPPFFRELRRFEDNHEYSWHTPAHAGGVAYLKSPVGRAYFDYYGELLFRTDLSISVAELGSLFEHTGPIGDAERNAARVFGADLTYFVLHGDSTGDRLACHASVATDELVLVDRNCHKAIGHGLTLTGGRPVYLLPTRNGYGLMGPIPPAAMTPEAVAAQLRDSPFTEGAAGKDPVYAVITNSTYDGLCYDAVRVAELLGASVPRLHLDEAWFAYARFNPLYARRYGMSVDAAALPDEVRPTVLSTQSTHKLLAAPSQSAMLHVKNSPRSPVEHRQFNETFMMHATTSPSYPMIAGLDVATGMMDGPGGAWLTSEAITEAIRFRQALVRIGRRITDAGDRPDWFFGAWQPDEVTDPATGQTHAFADAPLPLLRTEPGCWQLAPGADWHGFDGMDEGYCLLDPIKVSITCPGVNARGTVAEMGIPARILTTYLETRRIVVEKTDAYTCLILFSMGITKGKWGTLLDALMDFKNLYDTGATVDRVLPALVKDHPARYAGLTLAELCDQMHTQLRDSELTALLDEAFTHTPAAVLTPAQTYQRLIRGGTEPVRLAQLAGRTVATMVVTTPPGIPVLMPGERAGDEHDPTLRYLNALQEFDRHFPGFPSETHGVTKQDNGDYSITCLR; translated from the coding sequence GTGCCGCGATCCACGGTTCTGACGGTTCTGGACGACGGCGGCGGTGGCGCGGTGGTGACCGACCATCTGGACCGGATCTGTACGGCGCTGGGCGAACGGGGGCACGCGATCGCCCGCGCGAAGACGGCCGCGGACGCGCTGGCCCTGATCGAGAGCCGAGCCGAACTGGCCGCGGTGTTGGTCGACTGGGACCTCACGCCGCGGGAAAGCCCGGCGCCCGCGGCCGAACCGGCACAACGCCCGGCCGAGGTCGTGCTCAGGGCGTTGATGTCCCGGTTCGGCCGACTCCCGGTGTTCCTGGTCACCGCCGCCACCTCCGTGGACGACCTGCCACTGTGGGTGTCCGAGGTCATCTGCGGCTACGTGTGGCTGATCGAGGACACCCCCGACTTCGTCGCCGGCCGGATCGGGGTTGCCGCCGAGCAGTACCTGCACGACATCCTGCCCCCGTTCTTCCGCGAACTGCGCCGGTTCGAGGACAACCACGAATACTCCTGGCACACCCCCGCACACGCCGGTGGGGTCGCCTATCTCAAGTCCCCGGTCGGGCGCGCCTACTTCGACTACTACGGTGAGCTGCTGTTCCGTACCGACCTGTCGATCTCGGTGGCCGAACTGGGCTCGCTGTTCGAACACACCGGCCCCATCGGCGACGCCGAGCGCAACGCCGCACGTGTCTTCGGCGCGGATCTGACCTATTTCGTCCTGCACGGCGACTCCACCGGTGACCGGCTGGCCTGCCACGCCAGTGTCGCCACCGACGAACTGGTCCTGGTGGATCGCAACTGCCACAAGGCGATCGGCCACGGCCTGACCCTCACCGGCGGCCGACCGGTCTACCTGTTGCCGACCCGCAACGGATATGGGCTGATGGGTCCGATCCCGCCTGCCGCCATGACCCCGGAGGCTGTCGCCGCCCAGTTGCGCGACAGCCCCTTCACCGAGGGTGCGGCGGGCAAGGACCCCGTCTACGCCGTGATCACCAATTCCACCTACGACGGACTGTGCTACGACGCGGTCCGGGTCGCCGAACTGCTCGGTGCCAGCGTCCCCAGGCTCCATCTGGACGAGGCGTGGTTCGCCTACGCCCGGTTCAACCCGCTCTACGCCCGCCGCTACGGCATGTCCGTCGACGCCGCCGCACTGCCCGACGAGGTGCGGCCCACGGTGTTGTCCACCCAGTCCACCCACAAGCTGCTCGCCGCCCCCTCGCAGAGCGCGATGCTGCACGTCAAGAACTCACCACGGTCGCCGGTCGAGCACCGGCAGTTCAACGAAACCTTCATGATGCACGCCACCACCTCACCGAGCTACCCGATGATCGCCGGGCTGGACGTCGCCACGGGCATGATGGACGGCCCCGGGGGCGCCTGGCTCACCAGCGAGGCGATCACCGAGGCCATCCGGTTCCGCCAAGCCCTGGTCCGGATCGGCAGACGCATCACCGACGCCGGTGACCGACCCGACTGGTTCTTCGGCGCCTGGCAACCCGACGAGGTGACCGACCCGGCCACCGGCCAGACCCACGCCTTCGCCGACGCACCGCTCCCCCTGCTGCGCACCGAGCCAGGGTGCTGGCAGCTGGCACCCGGTGCGGACTGGCACGGCTTCGACGGGATGGACGAGGGCTACTGCCTGCTGGACCCGATCAAGGTCAGCATCACCTGCCCCGGCGTGAACGCCCGCGGCACCGTCGCCGAGATGGGCATCCCGGCCCGCATTCTGACCACCTACTTGGAAACCCGGCGGATCGTGGTGGAGAAGACCGACGCCTACACCTGCCTGATCCTGTTCTCCATGGGCATCACCAAAGGCAAATGGGGCACTCTGCTCGACGCGCTCATGGACTTCAAGAACCTCTACGACACCGGCGCGACCGTCGACCGGGTCCTGCCCGCGCTCGTCAAAGACCACCCGGCGCGATACGCCGGACTCACCCTGGCCGAACTCTGCGACCAGATGCACACCCAACTACGCGACAGCGAACTCACCGCGCTACTGGACGAAGCGTTCACCCACACCCCCGCAGCGGTCCTCACCCCGGCGCAGACCTACCAGCGACTGATCCGAGGTGGCACCGAACCGGTTCGCCTCGCCCAACTCGCCGGTCGAACGGTAGCCACCATGGTCGTCACCACCCCACCCGGCATCCCCGTCCTCATGCCCGGCGAACGCGCGGGCGACGAACACGACCCCACCCTGCGCTATCTCAACGCCCTGCAAGAGTTCGACCGCCACTTCCCCGGCTTTCCCAGCGAAACACACGGCGTCACCAAACAGGACAACGGCGACTACTCGATCACCTGCCTACGATGA
- a CDS encoding cation diffusion facilitator family transporter, translating into MGHGHGHGVSPEQAVSAGGRHLRRLWIAVGLGLVTFVLQVSVGLVTSSLALLADSAHVFTDVFGVALAAVAIVVARRSKAGQGRTFGLYRSEVLAALANAVLLFAVAGWVLYEAVGRFGAPPEVPGLPVTVVATVGLLMNVIAFLLLRDGAKESLNVRGAYLEVMADMIGSVGVLVSGVVTLAFGWRYADPVIGIGIGLFVLPRAYRLGRSALRILFQHAPEGVDVKQMTADLSRLPGVAEVHDLHVWTLTSGMEVVSAHLTMVDGADQSDILVAAQGLLADNYAIEHATLQVEQPSVKCRELSW; encoded by the coding sequence ATGGGTCACGGACACGGGCACGGTGTTTCGCCTGAGCAGGCTGTCTCGGCTGGTGGTCGCCACCTTCGGCGGCTGTGGATCGCCGTCGGGCTTGGGCTTGTCACATTCGTCCTCCAGGTCAGTGTGGGGCTCGTCACGTCCTCCCTTGCCCTGCTCGCTGACTCCGCGCACGTGTTCACCGATGTCTTCGGGGTCGCGCTCGCGGCCGTCGCCATCGTCGTCGCGAGGCGCTCGAAGGCTGGGCAGGGACGCACGTTCGGGCTCTACCGCTCCGAGGTGTTGGCTGCTTTGGCCAATGCCGTTCTTCTCTTCGCTGTCGCCGGCTGGGTGCTCTACGAGGCCGTCGGACGGTTCGGGGCTCCTCCTGAGGTTCCCGGTTTGCCGGTCACTGTCGTTGCCACCGTTGGGCTTCTGATGAACGTCATCGCTTTCCTGCTGTTGCGGGACGGCGCGAAGGAGAGCCTCAATGTTCGTGGCGCTTATCTTGAAGTGATGGCCGATATGATCGGATCTGTCGGTGTTCTCGTGTCCGGTGTTGTCACTCTTGCTTTCGGGTGGCGCTACGCCGACCCCGTCATCGGTATCGGCATCGGTCTCTTCGTTCTGCCCCGCGCGTATCGGCTTGGTCGCAGCGCGTTGCGCATTCTCTTCCAGCACGCCCCCGAGGGCGTCGACGTCAAGCAGATGACCGCTGACCTCTCGCGGCTTCCCGGCGTCGCCGAGGTCCACGACCTGCATGTCTGGACTCTCACAAGCGGTATGGAGGTCGTCTCCGCTCATCTGACCATGGTGGACGGTGCCGATCAGTCCGACATCCTTGTTGCGGCCCAAGGCCTGCTCGCGGACAATTACGCCATCGAACACGCGACGCTCCAGGTCGAGCAACCTTCCGTCAAATGCCGGGAACTCAGCTGGTAG